One genomic segment of Candidatus Epulonipiscium sp. includes these proteins:
- a CDS encoding DUF896 domain-containing protein — protein sequence MEDSKINRINELYNKQKSTGLTENEEKEQQKLRREYIESFKRNFRQTMNTVKVQDEDGTIRPLKRNDTK from the coding sequence ATGGAAGATAGTAAAATAAATCGGATTAATGAATTATATAATAAACAAAAATCCACTGGGCTTACTGAAAATGAAGAAAAAGAACAACAAAAATTAAGGAGAGAATATATCGAATCCTTCAAAAGAAATTTTAGGCAAACCATGAATACTGTTAAAGTACAAGATGAAGATGGAACGATTAGGCCCCTTAAGAGGAATGATACAAAGTAA